In Cicer arietinum cultivar CDC Frontier isolate Library 1 chromosome 7, Cicar.CDCFrontier_v2.0, whole genome shotgun sequence, a single window of DNA contains:
- the LOC101504458 gene encoding methyl jasmonate esterase 1-like isoform X2 produces the protein MGKSHFVLIHGASYGAWCWYKVATMLKSIGHNVTTIDMGACGLNTKQVQDICSILDYNEPLMTFMESLPSHEKVILVGHSFGGISISMAMEKFPNKISIAIFAAAFVISENLTYPTITQEDLTLALSLVRPFPLFKDDETFNKETTMSMENNGSVPKVYIISNGDNLLTSDSQMWMVERSGPFVEVKVIMDSDHMVMFSKPNQLTSLLLEIANKY, from the exons ATGGGGAAGAGTCACTTTGTGCTAATTCATGGAGCAAGTTATGGTGCATGGTGTTGGTATAAAGTGGCAACTATGCTTAAATCAATTGGTCATAATGTTACAACTATTGACATGGGTGCTTGTGGTTTGAATACAAAGCAAGTTCAAGATATTTGTTCAATATTAGACTACAATGAACCTTTGATGACATTCATGGAGTCACTTCCTTCACATGAAAAGGTGATTCTTGTTGGTCATAGTTTTGGTGGAATCTCTATATCCATGGCTATGGAAAAGTTCCCTAACAAAATCTCTATTGCTATTTTTGCTGCTGCTTTTGTTATAAGTGAAAATCTCACTTACCCAACTATTACTCAAGAg GATTTGACGTTGGCGTTATCATTGGTAAGACCATTTCCTCTCTTCAAAGATGATgaaacatttaataaagaaacaACAATGAGTATGGAAAATAATGGAAGTGTACCAAAAGTATACATAATTAGCAATGGAGACAATTTGTTGACAAGTGATTCACAAATGTGGATGGTTGAGAGAAGTGGTCCATTTGTTGAGGTTAAAGTGATAATGGATTCTGATCATATGGTCATGTTCTCTAAACCAAATCAACTTACCTCTCTTTTGCTAGAGAttgcaaataaatattaa
- the LOC101504458 gene encoding methyl jasmonate esterase 1-like isoform X1: MGKSHFVLIHGASYGAWCWYKVATMLKSIGHNVTTIDMGACGLNTKQVQDICSILDYNEPLMTFMESLPSHEKVILVGHSFGGISISMAMEKFPNKISIAIFAAAFVISENLTYPTITQELIRKRDENKDSMDIQHFFFNGPNNPPTALLFGPKFMESKMYQLSPFEDLTLALSLVRPFPLFKDDETFNKETTMSMENNGSVPKVYIISNGDNLLTSDSQMWMVERSGPFVEVKVIMDSDHMVMFSKPNQLTSLLLEIANKY; the protein is encoded by the exons ATGGGGAAGAGTCACTTTGTGCTAATTCATGGAGCAAGTTATGGTGCATGGTGTTGGTATAAAGTGGCAACTATGCTTAAATCAATTGGTCATAATGTTACAACTATTGACATGGGTGCTTGTGGTTTGAATACAAAGCAAGTTCAAGATATTTGTTCAATATTAGACTACAATGAACCTTTGATGACATTCATGGAGTCACTTCCTTCACATGAAAAGGTGATTCTTGTTGGTCATAGTTTTGGTGGAATCTCTATATCCATGGCTATGGAAAAGTTCCCTAACAAAATCTCTATTGCTATTTTTGCTGCTGCTTTTGTTATAAGTGAAAATCTCACTTACCCAACTATTACTCAAGAg CTtattagaaaaagagatgaaaacaAGGATTCAATGGACATTCAACATTTCTTCTTTAATGGGCCCAACAACCCTCCAACAGCCTTATTATTTGGGCCCAAATTTATGGAATCCAAAATGTATCAATTATCACCATTTGag GATTTGACGTTGGCGTTATCATTGGTAAGACCATTTCCTCTCTTCAAAGATGATgaaacatttaataaagaaacaACAATGAGTATGGAAAATAATGGAAGTGTACCAAAAGTATACATAATTAGCAATGGAGACAATTTGTTGACAAGTGATTCACAAATGTGGATGGTTGAGAGAAGTGGTCCATTTGTTGAGGTTAAAGTGATAATGGATTCTGATCATATGGTCATGTTCTCTAAACCAAATCAACTTACCTCTCTTTTGCTAGAGAttgcaaataaatattaa